Proteins encoded in a region of the Inquilinus sp. KBS0705 genome:
- a CDS encoding FtsX-like permease family protein, producing the protein MIRNYLKTAWRNILGNKFYATINVAGLTVGLVVGLFMLLWVQDELSFDSNNKNAKHIYKVGIVAGTGISKQIFNNIIAPVATFAKAEIPEVKDGVRIMNIGSAPFKYKDKVFYEDNFAFTDPSYFTVFDFNLIQGDKRNPFPDNNSLVITQSTAKRYFGNEDPIGKVVMMGQNEQCKVTGVIADYPENSSFKYHVLLPMSRFNYLAYVKRKTSYDGKNVVSSMDADWSAFAFQTYLLVKGEVNTTVLEKKLQAIHERQKPEDAPVPYLTQPLLKMHLYQADGTDGGFSTVRTFAIVALMILIIACINYVNLSTARSMLRAKEVSMRKIIGAGKFQLFMQFMVETALLFGIAAIFALLLMFVLLPYYNQFSGKQLTFSLSSYNIWLSIGLTMIGTLAASSIYPALLLSSFEPLKALKGKITVGIGNAAFRRVLVVLQFAISIILIIGTLVISNQLSYIRHKNLGYDKENVLAFTMRDDMVKHFDAAKAELVKSPAITAVTRISRDIITGGSSTGDNDWDGKPANSNMWFNQVYGDKDMLGFFKMKLVSGANFTGAVADSAHFIINETAVHEMGLKDPIGKRLRVQTINGTIIGVVKDFHFTTIHKKIEPIVFQYNPDRCWKLYIKTTGQGAQQAIAAAQTVWKQYNNDVPFTYTFLDESYNKLYTDDQRQGTLFNMFSAIAIIISCLGLFGLATYSAQVKTREIGIRKVLGASVAKIIGLLATEFMILIVLAIIIAVPVAWYAMSGWLQDYAYKINIGWMVFLIAGGGATFIALATISIQSVKAALANPVKSLRSE; encoded by the coding sequence ATGATAAGGAACTATTTAAAAACGGCTTGGCGAAACATATTAGGTAATAAGTTTTATGCCACCATTAATGTAGCAGGCCTTACCGTGGGCCTTGTTGTAGGCCTGTTTATGCTGCTTTGGGTGCAGGACGAACTGAGCTTTGACAGTAACAACAAAAACGCCAAACATATATACAAGGTGGGCATTGTTGCCGGTACCGGTATCAGTAAACAAATTTTTAATAATATAATTGCTCCGGTAGCAACATTTGCTAAGGCCGAGATACCTGAAGTGAAGGATGGCGTGCGCATTATGAATATTGGCAGCGCCCCTTTTAAATACAAAGACAAAGTGTTTTATGAAGACAACTTTGCCTTTACAGATCCTTCGTACTTTACGGTGTTTGATTTTAACCTGATACAGGGCGATAAACGTAACCCTTTCCCTGACAACAACTCTTTGGTTATTACCCAATCGACCGCTAAAAGGTATTTTGGCAATGAGGACCCCATTGGTAAAGTAGTAATGATGGGGCAAAACGAGCAATGCAAAGTAACCGGAGTAATTGCAGATTATCCTGAAAACTCCAGCTTTAAATACCATGTATTGTTGCCCATGTCTCGCTTCAACTACCTGGCCTATGTAAAAAGGAAGACCAGCTACGACGGTAAAAATGTGGTATCATCTATGGATGCAGACTGGAGCGCCTTCGCGTTTCAAACCTACTTGTTGGTTAAAGGAGAGGTAAACACTACCGTTTTAGAGAAAAAGTTACAAGCCATACACGAGCGCCAAAAGCCTGAAGATGCACCGGTGCCCTACTTAACACAACCCTTGCTAAAAATGCACCTGTACCAGGCAGATGGTACCGATGGCGGTTTCTCTACCGTACGCACATTTGCTATAGTGGCTTTAATGATATTGATCATCGCATGTATTAACTATGTAAACCTTTCAACAGCGCGATCTATGCTGCGTGCCAAAGAGGTAAGCATGCGTAAAATTATAGGAGCAGGCAAATTCCAGTTGTTCATGCAGTTTATGGTAGAGACCGCCTTGCTGTTTGGCATAGCGGCCATATTTGCTTTGCTGCTAATGTTTGTGCTATTACCTTATTACAACCAGTTTTCGGGCAAGCAATTAACGTTTAGCTTAAGCAGCTACAATATTTGGCTAAGCATAGGGCTTACCATGATAGGTACATTAGCCGCATCAAGTATATATCCAGCCTTGCTTTTATCATCTTTTGAACCATTGAAGGCTTTAAAGGGTAAAATAACCGTGGGAATAGGTAACGCGGCATTCCGCAGGGTGTTGGTGGTGCTGCAATTTGCCATATCTATCATACTCATCATCGGTACATTAGTTATCAGCAATCAGCTAAGCTATATACGCCATAAAAATTTGGGGTACGATAAAGAGAACGTGCTGGCATTCACCATGCGCGATGATATGGTTAAACATTTTGATGCTGCAAAAGCCGAGCTTGTAAAATCACCGGCAATAACAGCGGTTACACGCATCAGTCGCGATATAATCACAGGCGGCAGCTCTACCGGTGATAATGATTGGGATGGCAAGCCGGCAAATTCAAATATGTGGTTTAACCAGGTATATGGGGATAAGGATATGCTTGGCTTCTTTAAAATGAAGTTAGTAAGCGGGGCGAACTTTACCGGCGCTGTTGCCGATTCGGCCCACTTTATTATTAACGAAACGGCAGTGCATGAAATGGGTTTAAAAGACCCGATAGGTAAAAGGCTGCGCGTACAAACCATCAACGGAACTATTATTGGTGTTGTGAAAGATTTTCACTTTACTACCATCCATAAAAAAATAGAACCAATAGTGTTTCAGTACAACCCCGACAGATGCTGGAAATTATATATTAAAACTACCGGGCAGGGTGCGCAACAGGCTATAGCTGCCGCGCAAACTGTTTGGAAACAATACAATAACGATGTGCCTTTTACCTACACTTTTTTAGATGAAAGCTATAATAAGCTTTATACTGATGACCAGCGCCAGGGCACTTTATTCAACATGTTTTCGGCTATCGCTATCATCATATCCTGCTTAGGCTTATTTGGCCTTGCCACTTATTCGGCACAAGTTAAAACGCGCGAGATAGGTATACGCAAAGTGCTTGGCGCAAGTGTTGCCAAGATCATCGGCTTGCTGGCTACTGAATTTATGATACTGATAGTACTTGCCATTATAATAGCTGTGCCCGTTGCCTGGTATGCCATGAGTGGCTGGCTGCAGGATTACGCCTACAAAATAAACATCGGCTGGATGGTTTTCCTGATAGCAGGAGGTGGCGCCACTTTTATAGCGCTGGCTACTATCAGCATACAATCTGTTAAGGCGGCATTGGCGAACCCAGTGAAGAGTTTACGGAGTGAGTAA
- a CDS encoding FtsX-like permease family protein yields MFKNYIKITWRNLLKNKGFTSINIAGLAVGMASAALILLWVQNEVSYDQFHEKKDRLYQMYNRSVFDGKLWCWGTTPKPMMKALKQDYPQVEQTTRVNSSNFLFTVGDKHLNIQGIVTDPDFLTMFSFPLLKGNPKTAINDMKNIVITEKMSKKLFGNEDAMGKTVKLDSVDMFTVTGVMKDLPNNTSFDFEYILPYSYTEKLYGNDEKNWGNNQLQTYILLKQGVNEEFFDKRVKNITRSHSDIKDIDVFVHPITKWRLYSKFENGKIVGGKIETVRLFSIIAAFILLIACINFMNLSTARSEKRAKEVGIRKVVGASKTSLIAQFMGESILIALIAGVIALFVVQAALPSFNDLTQKHLFLPFINPVFWLIVVSFILFTGLVAGSYPALYLSAFAPVKVLKGTFKMANAAISPRKILVVTQFTFAIVLIISTIIVREQLDYAQKRDTGYKKNNLVYTTMSGTIDKNYALIRNELLNSGAATAVTKTSAPITQGWSDSWDYNWAGKNQNEKLDFNVFNTDGSFTKTMGLKIIQGRDIDPVNYPADSLSILLNEAALKVMGFKNPIGQIVRRGDTKLTIVGIVKDFILQSPYEPVKSMIIQGPKSWFNVVHYKLNDKNTTAQNLKLAEAVFKKFNSEYPYEYQFVDEEYSRKFQDEQRIGVLASLFAGLTIFISCLGLFGLATYMAQNRIKEIGVRKVLGASVFGITSMLSKDFLKLVAISFIVATPLAWYGMHQWLQGYTYRVDIRIWVFASAAFLTTLLSIVTVSFQAVKAALTNPVKSLRSE; encoded by the coding sequence ATGTTTAAGAATTACATAAAAATAACTTGGCGCAACTTGTTAAAAAACAAGGGCTTCACCAGTATAAACATTGCTGGCTTGGCAGTAGGTATGGCCAGCGCGGCGCTTATTTTGCTTTGGGTGCAAAACGAGGTTAGTTACGATCAGTTTCATGAGAAAAAGGACCGGCTTTACCAGATGTATAACCGCTCGGTTTTTGATGGTAAGCTTTGGTGCTGGGGTACTACACCCAAGCCAATGATGAAAGCCCTTAAACAGGATTATCCGCAGGTTGAACAAACTACGCGTGTTAACAGTTCTAATTTTTTGTTCACGGTAGGCGATAAACATTTAAATATTCAGGGAATAGTTACCGATCCCGATTTTCTGACCATGTTTTCATTCCCGTTACTTAAAGGGAACCCTAAGACAGCAATAAATGACATGAAGAACATAGTCATTACCGAAAAAATGTCGAAGAAGCTTTTCGGCAATGAGGATGCAATGGGCAAAACGGTGAAGCTGGATAGCGTGGATATGTTTACGGTTACAGGTGTAATGAAAGACTTGCCTAACAACACAAGCTTTGATTTTGAATATATTTTGCCTTACTCATACACCGAAAAACTGTATGGTAACGACGAAAAGAATTGGGGCAATAACCAGTTACAAACCTACATTTTACTAAAACAAGGTGTTAACGAAGAATTTTTTGATAAACGAGTTAAAAACATTACCCGCTCGCACTCGGATATAAAGGATATTGATGTTTTTGTACACCCCATAACTAAGTGGCGCTTATATTCAAAATTCGAGAATGGCAAAATAGTTGGCGGAAAGATTGAGACGGTTAGATTGTTTAGCATAATAGCTGCATTTATACTGCTTATAGCCTGTATCAACTTTATGAACCTGAGCACCGCACGCAGCGAGAAAAGGGCGAAAGAGGTGGGTATACGTAAGGTGGTAGGCGCATCAAAAACAAGCCTGATAGCGCAGTTTATGGGTGAATCTATACTTATTGCGTTAATAGCAGGTGTGATAGCCTTGTTTGTTGTGCAGGCAGCTTTGCCGTCTTTTAATGATCTTACCCAAAAGCATTTGTTTTTGCCATTTATTAATCCGGTGTTTTGGCTGATAGTAGTTTCATTTATACTGTTTACGGGCTTAGTGGCGGGCAGTTACCCTGCATTATACCTGTCGGCATTTGCACCTGTAAAGGTTTTAAAAGGCACATTTAAAATGGCTAATGCAGCTATATCGCCGCGTAAAATATTGGTGGTTACGCAATTCACCTTCGCCATTGTGCTTATTATCAGTACCATAATTGTACGAGAGCAACTGGACTACGCACAAAAACGCGATACCGGTTACAAAAAGAATAACCTGGTATATACCACCATGTCGGGTACTATCGACAAGAATTATGCGCTTATACGCAACGAACTATTAAACAGCGGCGCGGCTACAGCCGTAACCAAAACCAGCGCTCCAATTACCCAAGGCTGGAGCGATTCGTGGGATTACAACTGGGCAGGTAAAAACCAAAACGAGAAACTGGACTTTAACGTGTTTAACACCGATGGCAGCTTTACCAAAACAATGGGGCTAAAAATAATACAGGGCCGTGATATAGACCCGGTTAATTACCCTGCCGATTCGCTTTCGATATTATTGAATGAGGCCGCACTTAAAGTAATGGGATTTAAAAACCCAATTGGCCAAATTGTAAGGCGTGGCGATACCAAATTAACTATAGTAGGTATTGTAAAAGATTTTATACTGCAATCGCCATACGAGCCGGTTAAGTCCATGATCATACAGGGCCCAAAATCGTGGTTCAATGTGGTGCATTATAAGCTCAATGATAAAAACACAACGGCTCAAAACCTTAAGCTGGCCGAGGCCGTGTTTAAGAAATTCAATTCCGAATACCCATACGAATACCAATTTGTAGATGAAGAATATAGTAGAAAATTCCAGGATGAGCAGCGTATAGGTGTGTTAGCATCGCTGTTTGCCGGCTTAACTATATTTATTTCGTGCCTTGGTTTATTTGGCCTGGCCACTTATATGGCGCAAAACCGCATTAAAGAAATTGGCGTGCGCAAGGTTTTAGGGGCATCGGTATTTGGCATTACATCAATGCTTTCAAAAGATTTCCTGAAACTGGTAGCTATATCTTTTATTGTGGCTACGCCATTAGCGTGGTATGGTATGCACCAATGGTTACAAGGTTATACCTACAGAGTTGATATACGAATTTGGGTGTTTGCCAGCGCGGCATTCTTAACTACGCTGCTCTCTATCGTAACAGTTAGTTTCCAGGCTGTAAAAGCAGCCTTAACAAACCCCGTGAAGAGTTTGCGCAGTGAATAG